The DNA segment TATATCGCATGAGAAAAGAGAAAGTTCAGCGTAGCTTCGCAGATTCAAAAGAACTGCATGGGCTGCGTTATTGTCCTTTGCGTGAACCAACAAAAGGTTCGGGAACAGGCGTTACTGGACAGCAGCCTGTCAGAACATGAAGAAGATGACCCTTCACCTAGAGGAAAAACGGGTGATCCGAGAACCGGCAGTGTAGGTTTCAGGAGGAGACTCGGGCATTCTTCCGCGGAAAGCGAGCGGTATTCGCCTGTACGTATGCACAAAAAAGCTTTTAGAGAAAAAAAGGGGGTTCTCTACAAGCTGAGGCTGCACACAACTCTAGGGTTGTGTGCAGCCTTTTTGCATACAAAAGAACAACCCAAAGGCATGGGATCTACCTTGGGCTGTTTCCGTTGAAATGAGCAGGATTTATTGGTGATTAATGATTTCATGGCTAGGCTGTGTGTCGGTATCCTGTTCTGCCTTAGCCTTTTCCTCAAGCTCTTTTAAGCTTTTTTCAATCTGTTCAAGATATTTCTGGATATTTTTTTGGTGCGGCTCAACCGTTTTCTTCCAGCTTTCAATGGACACTTTCACATCTTCAGAAAGTTCCTTAATCAGTTCAGCACCTTCTTTGGAAGTTTGGGCAATTTGATCTTTCAACTGCATGCCTTCCTCTTTTAAGCTCATCACCGTTGTTTTAATATTTTCACTTTTAAGTTTGGCATTTTCACGGAAGTCACGTCCAGATGATGGTGTGTTAAATAATGTATAGACGGCGCCAGTGACCCCACCCACGATCATTCCGAGTACAAGCGATTTTGCGTTTGGCATAAAAAAATCCCCTTTCGTATCAAGTTCCTACTTATTATTTTCTCTTAATATGTACGATTGAAACCTAAATTAATGAAAATGTTTAAAAAAGAGTGCTTTTAGAGGTTTAAAAAGTCACCAAATGATAAGCGGAGCATCTCTTCGTTGGCTTGCTTTTGAAGAGCGTGTGCCCCTGCGTCTGCGAGCCTATTCAAAGAGGTAAATTCCTCGGGGCAAGGCAGCGAAGAAGGCTATTCTCTGAAGTGGCCTCGCTACTCACGTATCATTAAGCAGCAGGGAACTTCTACTAAAACCGTGCACGTCCTTTGCACAACGTAGAAGTCAGCAAGTCCTGTGCAAGTCCGTTCCTTGGAAAAGAAGGACACTTTTCCTTCGTGCGATGCGGATTCAGGGAAGCTTTCCTTGGTGCTCAAAGCCTACGCCGACTCGACCTTATTGCGACGCACAGGACGTGCTAGTGTCGACAATGCTCGCGTGTCGTGGCGATTTTGTCGACCTTCTAATTTGGCAACTTTATGAACACTCACTTTTAGAGAAAAAGACCACTACAAAAGGATGTAGCGGTCTTTGTAATTGTGCATGATGGAGTAGCTACCTCGGGATCCTATGGTTGGACAGGTAACGATGGATTCATTTGTGTCCGCTTCATAATTCGTTGTGCAATTGGATAGATAACTACCATAACGATCGTATTCACCGCAGCTGTAGGCAGCACAATGGTGGCAAACATAACCGTAAAGCTTGCATCCATAAGTCCGATAACGAATAGGACACAACTTAAGAATATGGTGCCGCTTATGATCGTTCCCGCTGCTGTAAGAACGGGGGCTACTGCCTTCTTAAGCAACTTACGTAATGATAGATACAAACCAAAGAATGCTAAAGCCGTTAAAGGTTTATCAATTAAGTTAGCTAAC comes from the Halobacillus shinanisalinarum genome and includes:
- a CDS encoding YtxH domain-containing protein — encoded protein: MPNAKSLVLGMIVGGVTGAVYTLFNTPSSGRDFRENAKLKSENIKTTVMSLKEEGMQLKDQIAQTSKEGAELIKELSEDVKVSIESWKKTVEPHQKNIQKYLEQIEKSLKELEEKAKAEQDTDTQPSHEIINHQ
- a CDS encoding tryptophan transporter, translated to MNTRVLVMLSLLVGIGAVLHAIVPPFFLGMRPDMMLAMMFLGIMLFPKLQYVIILSVATGFISALTTTVPGGQLANLIDKPLTALAFFGLYLSLRKLLKKAVAPVLTAAGTIISGTIFLSCVLFVIGLMDASFTVMFATIVLPTAAVNTIVMVVIYPIAQRIMKRTQMNPSLPVQP